The Panicum virgatum strain AP13 chromosome 5K, P.virgatum_v5, whole genome shotgun sequence genome has a window encoding:
- the LOC120708022 gene encoding dolichyl-diphosphooligosaccharide--protein glycosyltransferase subunit STT3A-like has protein sequence MKFQRPTSDDDSSTAHDGSFNTPANSESVSKEKPSKKNRKKDKGSEGSSPVNPRTEEKLLVLPCGPSAVGIMLLIILSGFYVVHCVWAAAEAYSAPSIVLTSRSHDELHVFDDFREAYGWLRHNTDVDDKVASWWDYGYQTTAMANRTVIVDNNTWNNTHIATVGTAMASPEKAAWEILNSLDVKYVFVVFGGLIGYSSDDINKFLWMVRIGGGVFPHIKEADYLRDGNYRVDAHGTPTMLNSLMYKLCYYRFVETDGKGFDRVRRYEIGKKHFKLTHFEEVFTTHHWMVRIYKLKPQKNRVRGKLKLKK, from the exons GCACATGATGGTAGTTTTAATACTCCTGCCAACTCAGAATCTGTTTCAAAGGAAAAGCCATCCAAGAAAAATCGTAAGAAAGACAAAGGCTCAGAGGGAAGTTCTCCTGTTAATCCTAGAACAGAAGAAAAACTTTTAGTGCTGCCTTGTGGACCATCTGCTGTGGGTATAATGTTGCTCATCATACTTTCTGGGTTTTACGTG GTCCATTGTGTGTGGGCTGCTGCAGAAGCATACTCAGCACCCTCAATTGTGCTGACATCTCGTTCACATGATGAGTTGCATGTTTTTGATGATTTCCGTGAAGCTTATGGATGGCTGCGCCATAACACAGATGTAGATGATAAG GTTGCATCTTGGTGGGACTATGGTTACCAGACAACTGCAATGGCCAACAGAACTGTTATTGTAGACAATAATACATGGAATAACACACACATAGCAACAGTTGGGACAGCAATGGCATCCCCAGAAAAAGCAGCATGGGAGATCCTAAATTCCTTAGATGTCAAATATGTGTTTGTTGTCTTTGGAG GGCTTATTGGCTACTCAAGTGACGATATCAATAAGTTCCTCTGGATGGTCCGAATAGGAGGTGGTGTATTCCCGCacataaaggaagcagattACCTT AGGGATGGCAACTATCGTGTTGATGCTCATGGCACCCCAACGATGCTGAATTCCCTCATGTACAAGCTTTGTTATTACAG ATTTGTTGAAACTGATGGCAAGGGCTTTGATAGAGTGAGAAGATATGAAATAGGGAAGAAGCACTTTAAGCTGACCCATTTCGAGGAG GTTTTCACTACCCACCATTGGATGGTTCGGATTTACAAACTAAAACCTCAAAAGAACAGAGTCAGAGGGAAACTGAAACTAAAAAAAT AG